Below is a genomic region from Longimicrobium sp..
ATCAGGGCTGGACCGCCACCAGCTCGATGTCGAAGATCAGGGTGGAGTTGGCGGGGATCACCACCCGCCCGGTGTTCTGGTCCACCACCGGCTGGCTCCCGTACCCGAGCGCCGGCGGGATGATCAGCCTGCGGTTGCCGCCCACCCGCATCCCGGTGACGCCTTCGTTGAAGCCGGCGATCAGGTTGCCGTCGCCCAGCGTGAACTGCACGGCCGGTCCGCCGCGCGAGGTCTCGATGCCGGTGTTGTTGGACAGCCAGAGCGTGTAGTGCACCGCCACCTGATTCCCCGACTGCGCCACCGCGCCGCTGCCGACGTTGAAGTCGGCGTACTGGAGCCCCGACGCGGTGGTCACGATCTGGGCACCGGCCGGCAGCGCGGGCGGCGGGCCGATGGTGATCGAGGCGGTGGGGCTGTCGGTGCCGCAGG
It encodes:
- a CDS encoding FKBP-type peptidyl-prolyl cis-trans isomerase encodes the protein MKLKTLFAAAAAAALVAACGTDSPTASITIGPPPALPAGAQIVTTASGLQYADFNVGSGAVAQSGNQVAVHYTLWLSNNTGIETSRGGPAVQFTLGDGNLIAGFNEGVTGMRVGGNRRLIIPPALGYGSQPVVDQNTGRVVIPANSTLIFDIELVAVQP